A region of Cucumis melo cultivar AY chromosome 2, USDA_Cmelo_AY_1.0, whole genome shotgun sequence DNA encodes the following proteins:
- the LOC103492022 gene encoding 60S ribosomal protein L13a-4 — MVSGSGICAKRVVVDARHHMLGRLSSIIAKELLNGQKVVVVRCEEICISGGLVRQKMKYMRFLRKRMNTKPSHGPIHFRAPAKILWRTIRGMIPHKTKRGAAALARLKAYEGVPPPYDKMKRMVIPDALKVLRLQAGHKYCLLGRLSSEVGWNHYDTIKELERKRKERSQAAYERKKQLNKLRIKAEKVAEEKLGPQLEVIAPIKY, encoded by the exons ATGGTGTCCGGTTCCGGTATCTGTGCTAAGCGCGTCGTCGTTGACGCCAGGCATCACATGTTGGGAAGGCTCTCTTCCATTATTGCCAAAGAGCTTCTCAATGGTCAGAAAGTTGTGGTCGTCCGGTGCGAGGAGATTTGCATCTCCGGTGGATTGGTCCGCCAAAAAATGAAGTACATGCGTTTCTTGAGGAAGCGAATGAACACCAAGCCTTCTCATGGACCCATTCACTTCCGTGCTCCCGCTAAGATCCTTTGGCGCACCATTCGTGG GATGATTCCCCATAAAACTAAGCGTGGTGCGGCGGCGCTTGCCCGTTTGAAGGCGTACGAGGGTGTTCCTCCTCCGTACGATAAGATGAAGAGGATGGTCATCCCTGATGCCCTCAA GGTCTTGAGGCTTCAAGCTGGACATAAGTATTGCTTATTAGGCAGACTCTCTTCGGAGGTTGGATGGAACCACTATGATACCATCAAG GAACTTGAGAGGAAGAGAAAGGAAAGATCCCAGGCTGCATATGAGAGAAAGAAGCAGTTAAATAAGCTGAGGATTAAGGCCGAGAAGGTTGCTGAGGAGAAGCTTGGCCCCCAACTTGAAGTTATTGCTCCTATCAAATACTGA